In Caldalkalibacillus thermarum, the genomic window GACGGCACCCCCAACAAAGGCAAGCTGGGCGCGAATGCCATTCTGGGTGTATCCATGGCTGTGGCCCATGCTGCTGCCAATGAGGTTGGCCTGCCCTTGTACCAGTACTTGGGCGGCTTCAATGCCAAAACCTTGCCGGTGCCGATGATGAACATTCTAAACGGCGGTAAACATGCTGACAACAACGTGGACTTCCAGGAGTTCATGATTATGCCCGTTGGCGCTGAAAACTTTGCTGAAGCCCTGCGCATGGGCACGGAGATTTTCCACAATCTGAAGAAAGTGTTGCAGGATAAAGGCTTAAACACTGCTGTGGGCGACGAGGGCGGCTTTGCGCCTAACCTGAAGTCCAACGAAGAAGCCATCCAAACCATTATTGCCGCCATTGAAAAAGCCGGTTACCGCCCCGGTGAAGATGTGTACCTGGCTCTTGATGTGGCCTCTACAGAGATCTACAAAGACGGCAAATATGAGCTGGCCGGGGAAGGGGTCTCCTACACCGCCGATGAAATGATCAGCTTCTACAAGGAGTTAGTGGACAAGTATCCCATCATCTCCATTGAGGACGGACTGGCCGAAGATGATTGGGAATCCTGGGCCAAGCTGACGGCTGCGATTGGCGACAAAGTACAGTTGGTGGGAGACGACCTGTTTGTCACTAACACCGAGCGCTTGAAGCGCGGCATTGACAACAATACAGGCAACTCCATTCTGGTTAAAGTGAACCAGATCGGCACGCTGACGGAAACTTTTGAGGCAGTTGAAATGGCCAAGCGGGCCGGTTATACAGCTGTCATTTCCCACCGCTCTGGTGAAACGGAAGACACCACCATCGCTGACATTGCTGTAGCTACCAATGCCGGCCAAATCAAAACCGGGGCTCCGTCCCGCACTGACCGTGTGGCCAAATACAACCAGCTCTTGCGCATTGCCGATGAGCTGGATATCACCGGCCATTATGCCGGTAAAGCTGCCTTTTACAATTTGCAGCGTTAAGCGGCTCCTCAGTCCGGTCGGGGATGCAGGATTTTGTGAAAACGGTTGGCCCCGCTCTGTTTAATGTTCACTTCCGCTTGCACCTGAACCGAGTTTGGGTTGACGGTTAACCGGCCTTCTTTGGCCAGACGTTTCCACAGTTGGGGATCCTGGCGGTACACATGATAAGCAAGATCCAAGAGATCGGCGTCCAGTTCGAGGCCCTTGGCATAAGTGGTTTCGATCTGGCTCTCTATGGCCTGGGCAGCCAAACGGTTCACTTCCTCCAGGCCCAGGTCTTGCTTCATTTCCAACACTTGTCCCTGTGCGGTCACTTTGACCTTGAAGCGGATTTGCTCTCCCTTCACCTCTGGCTGGACCCGGACTTTTGGCCGCATAATGATCAGGGTGGCCACAATGGTGTCCCCCTTGCGGATGTTGAGGGGAGCGCGCACGGTGGAAGGCTGCAGCCAGCGGATGCCCACAATGTCTTCCTCCAGCAGAAATCCCTTAAACTGCTTGTCCTGCAGGATGCCGATGCCATTTAGGAGCAGGGTGGTAAATGTGCCCTGATCATCGGTCCAGCGGTTTTTGACCGTGCCGATATAAGGGATGATGACGGCCTTGCCGGGCTCATTAAAATGGGAGATAAAGCGGTGCAGCCGGATGGGACTCACCCGGGCGCTTTGTTCATAGATGGCATCCGGATCAGACAACAGTCCAAAAATGGTGCTGAAAGGCAAAGCCGGCGGCGTGGTCATGATCTCCCCCAGCGGTTCTTTAGTCACATAAACATATACCGTGCGCCGCACCTCGTTATAACGCCCCAATACTTCGAGCACATCGGCGTACAGGTTTTGTTGCAAAGCCCGTTCGCTGAAAATAATGGCCGACAAATGACCCCAGTAGATCCGCCGTTGGGCATAGGTATACAAATCATGAAAGGCGCTGGTCACCGTGCTGCCTTTGCCCATGATCACTTTTTGCTCCGCTTCTTTGGCTGTGCGTTGCCCCCCTTCCGGAATGGGCATGGAGGCAAAGTTGATATTCTCCACATAGACCACTGTCCGGCCGTCTTGTTCATCCACATCGATGCCCATCACCAGTGCATACTGCATGTACTCCATCTCCTTGGCATCCCAGCATCCCCCCAGCAGCACCAGCGCGAGCAGGACGGACAATGCCCTGATACGGGCAGCACCTGCCGGATGCGACACAGCATTCACCGCTTTCGGTCCGGGTCCCCAGGATCAAGCAGATCCGGCCGGTGCTTCAGTTTTTGGGGGGAGGGATGGATCGCCGCTTGAATGAAATCTGGCCAGCGGACAGGAGCCAAGGGTGCCATATATGGAATGCCAAAGGAGCGCAGGTGGCAAACATAGATCAGGATCAGGAAGGCTGATCCCAAAAAGCCGAACATGCCCAAGAGTGCTGAGAAGATGAGGTTGAAGTAGCGCAAAATACTGACCGTACCGGCCAGTGACTGATTGGACAGGGTGAACGTGGCCACGGCAGAGCTGGCGATAATCACCACCAGTGAAGGATTTGTCAGGCCGGCGCGAATGGCGGCATCCCCGATAATAATGCCACCAACTACGGCCAGTACCTGGCCAATGGCTAAGGGCAGGCGTAAACCCGCTTCCCGGAACAGTTCAAACAAAAAGGTCAGCACCAGTGCCTCCAAAGGGGAGGGAAGTGGTACCCCTTCCCTGGCCTGGGCGATATTGCCCAGCAGAATTAAGGGCAACTGATCCTGATGGTAAGTGGTCAGGGCGACCCAAAAGCCGGGCAAAAAGACGGCGATGGACATGGCCGCCAGGCGCAACAATCGTTCCATGGAATTGTAAGCCCAGGCATATTCCGCATCTTCGGCATTCTTCATAATCAACAAGAGCTGGGCCGGGGCAATCAGCGCGGTGGGCACCCCGTCCATCAGCAGGGCAAAGCGCCCGCGGACCAAGGCGTCCGCCACAAAATCAGGACGTCCTGAATAGTGAAACAGGGGGAACAGCCGATAGGGGCTGTCCGTCAACAACTCTTCCAGTTGATTGGAAGAAAACAGGCCATCCACCTGAATCTGCTCCAGCCGTGCTTTGATTTGCTGAATGACCGCAGGAGGCACAATGTCCGCCATATATAACAGCGCTACCCGTGTCTTGCTGCGCTGGCCCAGGACATACTGTTCATGATGAAGAATGGCCGTGCGCAGGCGCTTGCGGATCAGGGCCACATTGACATCCAAATCTTCAATCAGGCCGTCGCGCGGACCGCGGATTGAAATTTCCGTTGTTGTATCTTCGGGCTGCCGCTGGGGCCGCTGGGCAATGTCAACGGCCAAGGTGAACCGGGTTGCATCAAAATGAAGAATAAGCTGGCCCATAAACAGCTTGTCCACCACCTCCTCCATGTTTGAAAGCGGGGTCAACGTGGTGTAGGGCCAATGGCGCAACAAAAGTGCAGGATCAAAACGGTTTCTGGCTGATGCCGACACAAGACGGTTCAATTGGGGCCAAACCTCATCGTTCAGCCGTTTCAGATCCACCATGCCGCGGGCATAGAGCAACAGCCCTTCCACCGGGGGATCCCCGCCCAGCCGGAACGTTTCTCTGTGCACATCGTGACAGTGTTGAAAAGCGGACAGCAAGGTCTCCCGTGCTATGGCTTGTTCTGCTCCGGTTGGCCGGGGCTTTTGTCTAGGCTGGGATATTGGTTTGCTGCGCCACCAGCGGCGGATATTCATCAGGTTAACACCCTCCTTCGTTTCAGCAGGGCCAGTGCAGTCAGAAATACGGACAAACCGAGCATGGCCAATAAGCTCACAGGGAGATAGGTCCTCTGCAGCAGTTGGACATACTGCATGTCGCTGACCGGCCAATGATTGACAACGGCCATCACTCCAGCCAGGGTCAACAACACCCATCTCCTTTTTTTTCTGTCTGACAGCTGGGTCAGGTCAATGATCAGATAAAAGAGCAAAGAGACGCGGATCAATACGCCGCTGAACCATTGATAAATGGCAAAGAAATCAACATGCTCCACAATACGGCCCAGGGAGAGCAGCGCCCATTGTTCAAAGGCGGGAAAACGCAATGATTGAGACTCAAGGGGACCAAAAGCGGCCAGACTGCCCATTAAGGGTCCCAGACAGAGACCGGTTAAAATCAGGCCCAGCACCAGAAAGGGCCAGTAGCGGATCCGACCTTTGATCCGGTGTTGCAACAGAACGAGTAAAAACACTTCTGCCAGTCCGGCTCCGGAGTAGATCATGCCGTTTAAAACGGGACGGTAGCCGTGTTCAAACACAGGAAACAACAGGCTGTAATCTTTGTTGGGAAAATTGCCTGACATGACGAAAAAACCGAGCAAAACCACAACGGGCAGCAGAATGTTGTTGACCAAGACAATGGTCGTAAGCCCGGTGGACGCCAACAGTACACACAGTCCGATGTACAGCACCGTCAGCACAAGTGGCGGCGTGTTGGTCAGGTAGGTGATGTTGGACCAGTTGATCATGTCCTTGATCGTCACGGCGGCCATGGTAAACAGCATCAGGCCAATGATGAAGATGATGATGGCGGCCGGGACGGCGCCCGCTTGTTGGCGCAGCCACTCGTGGAGATGCTGTTGGCCGGTGTGACGGTTAATCGCCAAAATGACAAACAGCCACAGACTAAAACAAGCAAAGCTAAACAGCACAGACATCCAGGCATCCCGTCCGGCGGCACTTAAGAGCGATGGAATGATCATCACGTGATTAAACAGTCCGATTGAGGTGACAAACAGCAGCACAATATGAAACACATTAATTTTTTCATCCCGTTGCACCATGTTGATCATCCTTTACTCTGGTGTTTGAGCACCGGTTTTGGGCAGAGCTGGCAGAGTTGAAGGCTGCAAGCTGCATTGGCAATGATATACACTGCGTCTTTGTTATAGCATATCCGCTCGGCTATTGATTATGTATTTTTTTTCGTCATTGATAAAAGTTGAGTTTGCCCCACGGACGTTGGTATCATTTGTCTCACAGGAATCAGGTGGAAGTGATAACTTTTGTCTTAAGTCTGTTCAGGATCCCGTGGGTGATGGAAGCAGGATTTTCGGTTCTCACTTTACATGCCTTAGGCGGCATGGTTTATATTCAGCGCTATGAGGTGGAGCATAAGAAGAAGAGAGGTTATTGGCTGACAGGGAGCATCAGCGCTGTAATATTGATCGGGATGATTGGGTTGCTGGTCTGGTCATTTCAGCCCCATACGATTAGTATTGACCAAAAAGAACTGCACATTTCAGGGATATATGGTGTCACCATACCTTTGGAAGAAGTTGAACAAGTGGAACGCTTAGATCGTCTGCCGCCCGTTCAAATGAAGACCAATGGCGTTGCCGCGCGCGGGTTGTTGAAGGGAGATTTCCTGATTGAAGGGTATGGTGCGGTGCGTTTGATTGTCCGTGGTGAACCGTCTCCGGTGTTATATATTGAAACGGAAAAGCGGCGGATCATGCTTAATGGAGATGAAGAACAGCTGGATGAGTGGTACAAGACCTTGCGTGCCCAACTGCAAGTTGGCTAAGAGGAGAGGAAAAATTACAGGTCCCGCCGAAAACGGGTATAGCGTACAGGAATATAAACGTATAAAGCTCCCGGAATATGACCTGGAAATGAGGATAACCTGGGGAGACAAAGACCTTAAAGGACTCAGAAATTGTACCGTTACTTTCGACCCAAGTTCGACAGTTTAGAGCCTATTTTGGGCAAACAAAATTTACAAAATGCTTTTAAATCACGGCAGATTCGGGTGACTATCCAGAAAAACGGCGAGATTTTCATAGGCACACGTTTGTTAAATTTTTACTTTACAATTAGCTATTTATAATATACAATATAGGCATGTACATACGTCGAGTCACTCGGAAAAACAAAGATGGATCAGTCACTGCTTATCTCCAACTTGCTCACAATGNAAGCATTTCGCGATTCCTTTCTCCCGAACAAGCGTTTGAAGCCCGTGAAGCGATTGGAGAAGCAGCCGAATTTTTGTTCCAGTCCTGCAAGCGCTTGGGCGGCGTTTGGATGCTGGATCAGCTCTGGCGCAAATTAGGGATGGATCGGATTCTTCAGCAACTGTTTGCTTCTCGCCATCACCAGCTGGATATCGAACGGCTGATCTTTGCCATGGTGGCCAATCGCGCCCTGGCCCCCTCCAGCAAATTAGCCATGGAAGATTGGGTTCGGGAAGACGTCTACATTCCCGGGCTGTCCCAAGTGGCGAGCCATCAGCT contains:
- the eno gene encoding phosphopyruvate hydratase, coding for MSLISEIYARQVLDSRGNPTVEVEVYLESGAFGRAIVPSGASTGAHEAVELRDNDKGRYLGKGVLKAVENVNEVIAPKLIGMDATNQVAIDRLMIELDGTPNKGKLGANAILGVSMAVAHAAANEVGLPLYQYLGGFNAKTLPVPMMNILNGGKHADNNVDFQEFMIMPVGAENFAEALRMGTEIFHNLKKVLQDKGLNTAVGDEGGFAPNLKSNEEAIQTIIAAIEKAGYRPGEDVYLALDVASTEIYKDGKYELAGEGVSYTADEMISFYKELVDKYPIISIEDGLAEDDWESWAKLTAAIGDKVQLVGDDLFVTNTERLKRGIDNNTGNSILVKVNQIGTLTETFEAVEMAKRAGYTAVISHRSGETEDTTIADIAVATNAGQIKTGAPSRTDRVAKYNQLLRIADELDITGHYAGKAAFYNLQR
- a CDS encoding Ger(x)C family spore germination protein — translated: MNAVSHPAGAARIRALSVLLALVLLGGCWDAKEMEYMQYALVMGIDVDEQDGRTVVYVENINFASMPIPEGGQRTAKEAEQKVIMGKGSTVTSAFHDLYTYAQRRIYWGHLSAIIFSERALQQNLYADVLEVLGRYNEVRRTVYVYVTKEPLGEIMTTPPALPFSTIFGLLSDPDAIYEQSARVSPIRLHRFISHFNEPGKAVIIPYIGTVKNRWTDDQGTFTTLLLNGIGILQDKQFKGFLLEEDIVGIRWLQPSTVRAPLNIRKGDTIVATLIIMRPKVRVQPEVKGEQIRFKVKVTAQGQVLEMKQDLGLEEVNRLAAQAIESQIETTYAKGLELDADLLDLAYHVYRQDPQLWKRLAKEGRLTVNPNSVQVQAEVNIKQSGANRFHKILHPRPD
- a CDS encoding spore germination protein; this translates as MNIRRWWRSKPISQPRQKPRPTGAEQAIARETLLSAFQHCHDVHRETFRLGGDPPVEGLLLYARGMVDLKRLNDEVWPQLNRLVSASARNRFDPALLLRHWPYTTLTPLSNMEEVVDKLFMGQLILHFDATRFTLAVDIAQRPQRQPEDTTTEISIRGPRDGLIEDLDVNVALIRKRLRTAILHHEQYVLGQRSKTRVALLYMADIVPPAVIQQIKARLEQIQVDGLFSSNQLEELLTDSPYRLFPLFHYSGRPDFVADALVRGRFALLMDGVPTALIAPAQLLLIMKNAEDAEYAWAYNSMERLLRLAAMSIAVFLPGFWVALTTYHQDQLPLILLGNIAQAREGVPLPSPLEALVLTFLFELFREAGLRLPLAIGQVLAVVGGIIIGDAAIRAGLTNPSLVVIIASSAVATFTLSNQSLAGTVSILRYFNLIFSALLGMFGFLGSAFLILIYVCHLRSFGIPYMAPLAPVRWPDFIQAAIHPSPQKLKHRPDLLDPGDPDRKR
- a CDS encoding GerAB/ArcD/ProY family transporter — encoded protein: MVQRDEKINVFHIVLLFVTSIGLFNHVMIIPSLLSAAGRDAWMSVLFSFACFSLWLFVILAINRHTGQQHLHEWLRQQAGAVPAAIIIFIIGLMLFTMAAVTIKDMINWSNITYLTNTPPLVLTVLYIGLCVLLASTGLTTIVLVNNILLPVVVLLGFFVMSGNFPNKDYSLLFPVFEHGYRPVLNGMIYSGAGLAEVFLLVLLQHRIKGRIRYWPFLVLGLILTGLCLGPLMGSLAAFGPLESQSLRFPAFEQWALLSLGRIVEHVDFFAIYQWFSGVLIRVSLLFYLIIDLTQLSDRKKRRWVLLTLAGVMAVVNHWPVSDMQYVQLLQRTYLPVSLLAMLGLSVFLTALALLKRRRVLT
- a CDS encoding PH domain-containing protein, with translation MEAGFSVLTLHALGGMVYIQRYEVEHKKKRGYWLTGSISAVILIGMIGLLVWSFQPHTISIDQKELHISGIYGVTIPLEEVEQVERLDRLPPVQMKTNGVAARGLLKGDFLIEGYGAVRLIVRGEPSPVLYIETEKRRIMLNGDEEQLDEWYKTLRAQLQVG